In Scatophagus argus isolate fScaArg1 chromosome 18, fScaArg1.pri, whole genome shotgun sequence, the DNA window ATGCAAATACTGATCTGTACACGCATGTTACACATGAAAAAAGGTACTTTTGGTGAAAGCCGTTCCAGTGGCGCTCTGGTGGGCTGGTCACCCTGTAAATATGTCAGACTGTGCTGTTCTGGGATGCAAACCAGAGCCTGGAGCCTCCGTCCACTGCTTGCCAAAGAACCCTGCGCTCAGACAGAAATGGATGGACTTCATTAACGGACACCGCTCAAGCAGACCTTCAAATACGGTGGGAATCCGTATCTGCTGCGCACATTTTACCAACGACTGTTTCGTGAATTTCTTTCAGAGGTCCATGGGTTTTGCCAAAAAGCTGATTCTGAAGCCTGATGCGGTGCCGTGCGTTTATCCCGGGAACCTACCGGGTTTGCTAAAGCATGTGAGTAATTATTTAACGGGCCGAAGTTTCTAAAGAAACGCTTTTGTCCCAGCAGCTCACTGCCTGAAGGTGAAGTGTTAGCTCACAGCAGCTAGCTAGTGAGGcactgtgtgttaaatacacacagacacacactcacacagcctgGGGACATGTAAAACACTACTGGAGTCATCATCTCGTGATTTAAATGGGAATACTTCCTTCAGCTTCGGCTTAGTTATAGTCTGAACTGGGCTGTGCAGGAGCACTTTCATATGGCAGGAAGCGTAACACGTATCTCTGACGCAAGCGCGTTGGTTGTGACGCGACACGTATTAATTAAGACGCTCCTTTAATTTCATATCAGTATCTCCTCTGTGAATTTTCCGTAaccttttgttctctgtttatatttttgttgattaTTTATGTTCCTCTCTCAGTGCACCTATTTGATATGGGATGCATGAACTTCTATGTGAATTATTAGTAAACAGTTTATTTAGCTTTATATGAACGTTGCATTATAAAATCAAACATGGAGCGTCTGTTATGTCCTAAACGGCGCTGACGTAAAGCCAAGATAAACAGGTGAACAGGTGTAAAAGGTAAATGTCTCAAAAggttaaaatattttgtctcttttctcattCATGCACAGCAGTAGAAGTACTCGGATCATTTCCTGAAGTTAAAGTAGTGTTCTTTGTGCAGAACGTCAGAATAAAGTATATTAATGTACATCACTTAAATTTTGCAGCTGGTAAATGGtagcatttatttatattttaaatttacGTTACTTTACATTGTGCGGTGGTTGCTGTGTGAATTCCCCTCtgtggatcaataaagtcttacCAGTCTCTctaatttattgttattatgttttGCATTGTTTAAATCTGAATCTGGAAAGTAAGTAAATGTAGTAGagttaaaaagtacaatatttcttGCTAAGTTGTGGTGGAGTAAAAGTATGAAGCAGCAGGAAGTGTAAATACTCAAGTAACATACAAGTACAgcacttgaataaatgtactttgcTACTTAGTTAGTGCATTATGTTAATTACTTATAATGACTGTGCTTTTCCTGTAACTGTTTGACactaatgtttgtgtttgtgctcgaTGAAGGAGGCGGCTGCGTTATGTTTAAGAGCAGACGTGGCCTGTCAGTGCAGCCTTCCCGCGATCAGGACTGTGGGGACCCAGCTGTCAGAACGAAGGCTCGTGTGCAGCAGAAGTGTAGGTGTGTGTCTCTCGAATCACTGATGATCAGATCGTCGTATCACAGTCTTCTTCACTGTGCACAGTCTGTGGTTGTGTGGTGGATCGCAGGTGTCCAGACGAAGCTGCCCTCAGCAGGCGCTGGTGTCGGCGCAGCAGAGACGAGACCAGCAGAACAATCCAAAGGAGGGATCGTTTCAGCCTCTCAGAAAGCTCCTCCATCGCCCCCGATCACTTGGACACAGCCTGAAATTGAAGATGACGACCACTACGTGACTGTGGTAACTCGTCTTTTGTCTCGAGCTTCTCTCTCATGGAGGAATCGAGTGCTGTTGTCACCACAGCTCTGCAGAGAATTTCTGCAGCAAGTCGCAGTGTAGACTAACTGTGTTCCAGCTGCAGGAAATAAGGGCCCAAATCTTTCTGGTTTTGCTTTAATGACAGTCTGAACAGCACAAATCACATGGAATCTGGTCCTATCAGTTCTCATTTGTGGTCCTAAATCAGATCCGATTCCCGTTGATGTAACGGCTGTGTGAACAGTCAGATCAAGTTTTAAATTCAGGAAACACATCTTTACAAGGAGTGAATATgcttacattttaaatacacattttcaaaagtaaaaaatataatagaCTTTCTAATAAATAATGCCTCAGTTTTACACTTCTGTACATCCTGACAAACCATTTAGCTCTAACTGCTACAGATGATCTCTGATCTTCTTACATAACACGTTCTCTCAGTAGTTTTGCGTAGTGCTCCGGGTGATTTCTTTGAAGATAAATGTTCATTTTCCCCTGAACTCGCTTATCTCCAGTCAGAcctgtgaagaagaagaagaagaggaagaatacTTATTTATGGCTGTCGAGGAAAGCCGTTCGCTTAACGGCAAACTGAGATCCTACCTGATGAACAGATTACATGATAGAAATGTATTCTGTTTGTATAAAGAACTGAGCAATCAGCTTCCCTTTTGACTTCCAGTACAGTTTTATTGGGATTTTAAAACAAGTAGAATGTGGCAGAATCTCCACCTCCACAGACGAGCTGCGCTGACCTCCCTGAACAATCTATGAGTCTACACTGAAAACAATACTGATAATAACCACAATAACAAACCAAATTTAATCCAAGTAGGTCACAGAGCAAACATTTTAGCATAAGTGTAATAAATTTAGGGCTGGTTTAATATGGAGCTTAGCCGTAAACCAGACTAACAAGTTTGTCTGATCTCAAAGCGACTTACAATAAGCGTACATTTAGCCTGTTGTACAGCCGACTGTGAGAGAGCAGATTAGATCTGATCTCAGACTAATTTGAGGCTTTGAACTAAGACTTGGGTTTAACTTCTGCTTAGTGCTGTCTGCGCTAtttgaaatatcaaaatgaagACCAACATGCACCACAGAGGCCGTCAAAGCATTAAATTACTTTTGTGaaattcactttttaaaacttgGGCACAAAGACAACGCACTGgaagctgctgtgctgttgttgtggcTACATTTAAATCTGCACTGAAGTCACTGCAAACTGCACTCGTTTTCTCAGtttgcagtagcagcagtagtttGATTATTGCTTTCAATGAACAAATAGTCGATATCCATAAACAGCAAGCAACTGTCTTCCAGCACATCCATGACATAACGTCCTGTTCTCAACTAATTCTGTCTCGACTGACTAACCATCAGCTCCCCACCTGCTGGCTCTAGCTTCCCAAATGCAAGGATCCGCTTCTTTGTCTTGGACATAAGAAGCAATTTTAGGTTAGCCGCAGCCCAGATTAATAGATTTGTGGGGGTGGAGCTCACCCAGCTTTCGAGCTGTTCTTTCGATCTTCTCCAAGGCCAACTGCACGTCTCCTCCCTCTGGAAGGAGGACCTCGATCTCTCCCACATGGTAGCCAAAGTCGGCTTGGTCGAGGTCTATCCGCACCCCGTCCTCCTCTAAACTGAACGTCCGCCGCACTGTTGTAAACTCAGCAAAGCACACCAGATTCATCTCGCTCAGCCAGGCCTGCCCGTCCTTCTGCGAGAAGCTCGTCTCTCCGTCCTCACAGACGTCTTTTATGACTTCTCGCACTCTCTGCTGAATTTCGGGCAGATTTGTTATCTCCTTGTAGCGGGTGCACAGCGCTGCCGCTTCAGATTGTTCTCCGGTCGTCTCTTCGGGCCCCTCGACTGCTGTCGGGCACTTGAGCTCCCAGCATCCTTTGCGCTGACGCAGCCACATGTCTTTCAAAGTCAGGCTGAACTCGGGGGTGTCAAAGTACCGGTCGTGGAACTGGCATTGACCAATGCACACTGCTGTGTAAGGATGAGAGATGGATGATTTAACAAATGggtaaacaaatataaaaatacaaaggaGGCTGATACAGATAATTAAACATCATTATTAGCAAGACAGATGGCCGTGTCATCACAGTTACAAGACAAATCAGAGCAATAAGCGTCATTCAGTCCTTCAGTGACCATTTCTAATTGTCGTGGATCATCGGTTTGATGTCCTAATTCTGGATCTACACGTGAATGTGTGGGAAACACTCACCTCCGATCTCCTCCAGGGTTTTCAGAGTGTCAGCGTTGCATAAAAACTTTCTTTCCACTTCCACACTCATCTGAAATGACAAAGTGAGATCAGCACCAGCAACCAAGCAAAGTTCACTTCAGCCTGCTTTAACACATTAAGACAGACTGTTACACTCAGTCACAGAATAAGCAGGTTTTATATAAGGacgtgattttttttattcccatcagcatgaaaacactttttcacAAACTTAAGTGATCAATAATAGGAATCACTTTTTGTAACACAAGGCTGTAAACAGTCtttaattaacaaaaaacatgacaatCGACTGCGATGGAGCATTCGTAACACTCATATTACAGTCTAGTTCCccatttttaacacatttaaaagcatCGAGAAACAGGGGCAGGGTTTCACAATGATCACACCACAGCAGTCAGCGTCTTCTGCTGGGGTACGGCAACACCACTaggacaaaccacacacaggaGTGGGGTGCATTTTGAGCATATCAGAACACGGGGGTACCTGCCTTTTTCTAACATCCAGTCCAAATGTCCACACCGAGTCAAAAGCTAAAGGCTCCTTTGAGATGTTGTGAATGTGTCATACATGGTGGGACTTAACAAAGTACGTGTTCATACGTACTGAGcagtaaacacagttttgaGGTGTCTGTACTTTATCTAAGAACATGCATTTTGTGATacttttgtatttgtgaatgGCTGcacttcagagggaaatatttagGAGATTATTccaattttaaaatcaaaaacctATCAAAATGAGCAATACGTTTCAGTTATCGAAGTCAAAAGCAGCCGTTCTTACAGTATTTTTTCCCTCACCACCTTTGACATTTGTCTGGTGAAATGCTGTCATTACAGCTGAAAGGGCTGTCAGGACAACaataatcatcataatcatgTATTTATATTGCAATTATAATAGGATCTCCTGTAGGTGCACtgaagtaaaattttaaatacaCGATTTTCACACTGTAGTATTAAATAACCAAAAGACGTGCTTACTTCTCCCAACACTGAATTTAACGTTCATGTCCTCGGGGTTTTCAAACGTGTTAACTTCATTTCATTAACTGCAGCAGCTCGTGTGGCCGCACCTGTGCCATTTTAATCAGGCTCGACTCATTCATCCCCAGAGCTGAGTCATGCATCGACTTTAAGTCTCTATCACCAAACTAAAACACAGTTTCAACGGATATACGCAGCGCACTGCACTCACACACCTTCAGGAATCAAGTCCCAGCATCCAAAACACCCCGGCGTCAAACGCTGAGATCGATCCGAGCGGCCCCTACACGTCAGCGAAGTTTATTTTGCACAGGCGCAATTAGAGACACCTATCAGTGTATTCAGgaacatcacttcctgtcccagTAACGCAGGGGCGTACAGATGGTGCAGTTTTAATCCTCTCTGCTTCATAAATATTTATTCCACATACTCGACTGTTGATATGCGCCACACCTatcatttgattaaaaaaaaaacaaaacatgtcataaTCCGGTGCTGAGTCGAGCCTTCGCGGCCATATCGCCATTATTCTGCCTTAATTAACTCGTCACACTCTTTGTGACAATCCAAGTTGGCAGAATGAGGActcatttttattcactttaaaCATGGAAACGAGGAAGGGTTTCAAATTAAAGGGGATTCCGTGTAATCGAGGCATCgacatacttttttttctattttagaaaaatatctatcagcccccccccccctcacccccctcctcttttctACGTTGCTCAATGAGTAATCGGCATTTCAGCATACATTAATAATCTCTAATATCTGCGGGGTTACATAAGGGATTTGATAGCCGTGTCTGTCCCTTCTGAATGTCAGCAATCAGCCTTGGGGGGAGCTGTGGTCTGTTTACTAAAGGGAAGAGGGGAAGGAGCGAGGGATAGGGCGAATGAAGGGAGGGGAAGAACGGGAGAGAgggggtgagaaagagagagagacagagagagggagagagagagggagggcaggGAAGAAAACTTTTCACTTCTGAGGAGCCACAGaggaagcgtgtgtgtgtgtgtgcgtgctggaGCGGCGACCATGCAGGTAAAAACGCATTAGCTAATTGCTCTGAACTTAATTAAACGCCATTCGCGATCGGTTAATTGTGCTGATTTGAGCGACGAGAGTGGCCTGCGACTGATACAAGATCGAGCAAACGACGGATTGTGCCACATACTAATCCGATCCCTTATAGAAATCCAACATTAAATCCCAAACTTTTTCTGCCTCTTCGTCTCTTTCGCCTGCTCTCCCTACACCACCCCCATCGTCGAGGCGACCGCGGCGCACGTACTCCGCTTCAAGTAGCTTTTTAGCGTTTAATTCTTTCGCCAATTACGGCTAGAAGCTGTTAAAATGATAATTTAAATGGCCATGTGTTGCACCGTAAGTATCTAAGGTATGGATTTGAGCGCTAGGACGCGTCAAAAGGAGGTCTGCTGGGCGgcgagggaggagggggtgcGAGTGTTTTCTAACACATCTGTAAGCGGAGCCCACGTTCATTAATTAAATGGCTTTAGTCCGGCTAGGCCTCAATTTGCGCTGTTGAGCAGCAGGCGGCGGGCGGTGCAACACTAGATGCCCGATTGGCAGCCCACAATCAGAGGGGTAAGGAATAACTCGAGGCCGAGGTTTTTGATCCACAGCctagtgagtgtgttttgtatCCGAGGTGAACTCTGTCGGTGTATTGAAGCCGCACTTCCCACCTGGACCAGGCAGAGTTTGTAGGGAGTGGAGACACGCCAGTTGGAGACAGTTTGAGGAGCGGTTAATTATCTCTGCCTGCTAACAGGCTAGCTAGCGAAGTGACACGACTGTTATTAGCCCagtctctttttgtttattaatttaatgACCGTCCAGCCGTAACCCCGAGCTAGCAGCTAGATTACGATGACGCCCGTCCTGTCTTTTACAGTTTGAGAGAGGTGAGTTGTTATCACTGCAGGATTGTAACTAATGGCTAACCAGCATTGCCAGAAACACGACTGTAATGCGACGTTACGGGGGGCTTCTCAGCCTAGCTTGCTAGCTAATTGATTCGTCTCTGGTCGGCATAGCTAATTAGACTGCTCATTAATTAGCCAGCTATGAGCAGAGAGACGTCAATTTAGTTATATCTTGCCCTTTAATTATGAAACTCGTGATGTGGAGCTTTTCAACATGATATACTGTGCAGATATAGACTTGCCGAAATATTATCTGGTCATATAACCCTGCTAGCTTGCTAATTGGCATGGCGAAGAAGTGAGGATCGGAGCTGTGTTGGTATTTCTCCTCATGGGCATGAACTGCTGTCTTGCTTGCATATTGGATTATGAATGCTTGCTGTTGACTGATAAATAAACGCAGTCCAGTGTTTAAAGCATGGGAGTAACAGTTGTTTTATCATGCGTGGCGAGCAAATGCAGTACGAGCTCAGATCACATTTGATATATTGGTTACTTCCTTCTATTGGTCAGAACTTGGGGGAAATTAGTTTTAGAGACAATGTACTCATTGTGAGATATGTAGAGCTTGTTAGAATTTGTGGATTGTTTTGGTATATTGCGCATTTAAAACACTTCATGTGTTAGCAGATCAATTTCTTGAAAGTTGGGTTGAACTCAAAGCAGTATGAAGCCGTGGATCTTTTATCTTTAACCCCCTTGTAGAGTGTATGGTCAAAGCTAATGAAAGCATTAGATGAATAATGTACATGACAAAGGTGTTATTTAGTTATTGTGTAATTTTATAAAGCCATTGAGGACAATGTTGTAAAGAAGTCAAGAATTGAACTTCCTGTGTGAAAAAGATGCTGATCTAGCATCTAGAAGTTTTTAACATTGAAAAAAAGATGATGGGCCTGTTGAAGACTTCTGATTGTGGGTTCAAATGATTAAACACAGGGACGGATGATGAGAGCTGGTCATGTAGTTAGGGTGCTTAACAAACTAGTGATactgtggagttttttttaatttctccattTCCGCATTTAAAGATCTGCTAATGAGTGAAGTTATGTGATGTTCGGGAACAGGTCGTTAAATATCACCATCTCTACAGTTTGCTAGAAAATTAGATTATGGACATCCTCGACCAATCATGATCTCAAATAATCTGATGGCCCACCCTCAGTGATAAATAATTACAGCCCCAGAAAGAGTGTGGCTGTCTAACAtcgttctttctttctgttaGGAGGAGTCTGGAGAGACAGTGAGCAGTGAAAGCAATGGGGTGGCAGAGTGGCTGTGCCCCCTGTGCCAAAAAGGACAAGCCGACAGATCATCCCTGTCTCGACATCTCACTGAGCAACACAGCGTACTTCCATCTTGtgttgacaaactgctggaCATAGTAAGTATGGTTGTGCCGTATTATATGATAAGCCTTATCAGTTGTCCGTGTTATAATCTGTGTCTGAGTTCATGTGGAACTTAACCTGATTACTTTGGGTAGCACATCAGTGATGTCCGTAAAGGGATGAAGTGTAATGAATGTTATACAGAGATTGGATTAAATATCAGATGACTTGGGATACTGTAAGCTGTGAAATAATACAAATGTGATGAATGTTGATACGTCgggtattttgtttgtttgtttgtttgttttcttcttccccttGTGTCTTTGCGATGTTGATTCAACTTGATTGCTCAGCCAGACAGTTGATGCCTGAACTACTGGAGCATTGGTAGACTTTTaccaacatttaaaataatagtTAAAAATATATGTGATTCTGTCATGGTGTATGAGAGAAGATTCATTTAATGGATGACTTTATTAATCCCCTGGGTTGTTCACCCCAAGTTTTGttaacaaatattttatgtcatatattttatatgttaatCATTTGATGTTCCCATATGTAATTAATGGGTGTTAACATACATTATAGGGATAATGTCATTACCAATATCATGGGTTCGTGTACATTTAAACATATGCCTTAACAAAATACAGTAATTTCTGTCTAAATATGAATTGTCTATTTTGACTCGCAGGAAGTTCGTATGAGCTTCTTGTTTGTTCTTTCCAAATTGAAGAACTAACATTGACTAAGGACAAATGTTGTGTAGCCTCACGTTGCCTGTGTCTGGGCCAAATAGTTGCACCTGAACCCTGAAAACTAGAACCACAAACGGTCACTGATGGCTAGTAATGAGTAGTTAGAATTGAGTATGTCGTTTCCTGTTTTCATGActttttctgtggaaatttgcTTTTGTCAGCACAATAGTGCTTGCgttcattatttttatagtttgaatatttaaattgtttaattaaCCAGGTATCAGGtatgaaaataaagtatttgCTGAGTAgacatcaaattaaaaacatttagaacCTCATTGAACATCCTGTTTGTAATGCATCCAAGACAATTTAGTGTATTAAGCAAGCGAGAATTTTATTGGTGGACGATTTGATCAGAGACAGCTGAATTTATGCCTTTAGGGTAATTTGCAAATTAAAGGCTTGCCAGGATTGCTGTGTGTAATGAAACCACACTTGTGTCACGCCCAAATGTTGTGCTGCTGAGAAGCGACATAGCATTCAGCTCATCTGAGGCGTTGCAGAGTTAAGTTTGCTTTGAGCACTTTGCTGACTCtctcctttcattttattttaacaggtTGTTCTGAAACAGGCTGCCAGCGGAGGAGAGACGGACAAAGGTGCTCAAAAGTCTGCAGGTGAGtgtgaaaaatgctttttaattaaaaccatGACCAGAAAATTAAACACTGTAATAACACACAgtcatgcttttctttgttcttatAATGACACTGGTTAGGTGTATAATTACTGACTTCAGCCTCCTTTGCTCCATGTTTTCTGCAAACTAAAATAGTTTTACACACATGTTGAAACTCTTTTAAGGAAAAACTGGTTACATTTTGAAGGGGAATCAAAGACATCTATTTATGGTTGAAAATTGCCACTAATGCGGGTTGGAAGAAGGTTGCTATGAGCAGATTAGCTATTATATTGAGTATGCAAGTGTGTGCTCCTGTTATCGGTTAGTACTCCATTTCTTAGAGCATAAAGTTAaacatgtgtgttcattttacCAGATGCTGAATCTTCACAACTGAAGCACGCTGAAGACATCAGTTCAGACCCCTGCCAATGTAGTGAGAGTTCAGACGCTACCCAGACTCCTGGAgacaaagagatggaggaagagagaataatggaagaggagggagatgaggcTGAGCCAGAAGCGGAGGGAAATCAGCTAACAGGAGCCAAACAGCAAAATGCAACTGAAAACGCAGAAATCCCAGACTCCAGTGAACCGTCAGTCAGTAAAAATGGTGTGCCAGCTGAAAATAACACCCAGTCGTTCAAATGCAATGCCTGCCTGGAAACTTTTCCCAGCAGAACTGCCTTGAGCGTTCATTACAACTCTGCATCCCACATTCAAAAGATGACAACGGGCTCTGCAAAACAAATTGGGGAAAATGATCCCCAGACTCCCTCAGTTCCTGTCCTGTCTCGGCCATATATATCAAACAAACCCTACCAGTGTGCTATATGTCGAGTCTCTTACAATCACGCCATCACTCTTGAGAGCCATATGAAGTCTGTCTTGCACCAGTCCCGCAGTAGAAATGCTGGAATTGCTGCACAGGCTGCAAATGGCGCAGCAGTCGCTGCGAGTTTGGGAAGCAGCACCACCACTGCTCCAAACGATGCAGTGACGACATCTGCAAGTGGGACTACTCAGTTAGTTACCACCACCAACTGTGCTGCTCCTGGGACGTTGATGGTGACGACTACAAAAGACGGAGAGCAAATTCAAACTTCACAAGTggctccctccctcctcacctcccctgTGGCCTCAGCTCAGGCGGTCTCAGCCTTTCTCACCCTTCTCACGTCTAGTCCCAGCACCCTCTCGcactccctccttccttccctaTTTGCGGCCGGTGCTGCTTCTGGTGCCACCGTGCCTCAGCTTGTGCCTCAGCCTCAAATGGTCATGCCCTTGATCTTGAATGGGCTCCAAGCCCAAACCCAGCAGCACCAAGAGAACCAGCAAGGCCAGCTCCTTACTCAGTGTGTGCCATTCGTAGGTCTCAGCACAGGCCAGCAAGCCCTCCTAACCCAAAGACTTAGCAGCTTACAGAACCAGTGGCCCTCTGCTGGGGCCCCAGTGAGTGCACAGTCCTGCCTGGAAGAGCAAAATCAGGCCATAAAGTGTGAGAGTGAACGAAACAGGCAGGACAGTGAAGAGACAGTTAAAGAGAAGGTTTCAGATCAGGTCAAGGACATAACTGGGGATAACTGGACTACAGAGAACATTAAAACAGAGAAACTTAAAGAAGAGGACAGTAAAGAGCTTGCACAGTGTCCTAATATAGAAAGCAAAGTGAAGGTTGAGAATAGTGAAGACAATGGGAAGGCACATAGAGATAGCACAACAGATGGAGACAGCTCGACTAATCAGTTGGACCTGGAAGGTGATAAAGCAGCTAGCCTCAATCTCTCCCCAGCGGGCACAGAGAAAAGCCTCCGCAGTAAGAACCTCTCGCCTTCTGCATCTGTTCCCAGCAACTCAAGCCTCAGTCCTGTAAATCTAAACCTTACGCTTAGCCCTGATTCTACTCCTCGAAAATCACAATCGGGCACAAGCCCTTGTGGCTCTCTTGGCACCCCAAAGTCCAGCCCGATTACAGATGCCTTAACTAACAACCAAACTCGATCCCATTGTAATGCAGTGGGGTCCGTTCAGCCAGATCttccagtgctgtcagagttCCAGTCGGAGGTTCTCTGGGCCTTCTTTGAGTCACGCAGTGAAGCTGATGCTGCAAGTCCACCCCATGAAGACTGTGAGGCACTGGGCAGAGAGGTGGGGCTCTCAGAGGAAGAGGTACGTAGGTGGTTGAGCCAAGCTCGGCatgcaaaacagagacagagggcaGCAGAACACCTGCAAAGTTTGGTAGGGTTTACGCGACACGGCCAAAGTTCTGATAATGACTACGATGATGAGGAAAGCTCGCTGATAATAGCAGAAGGTGAGGATGAGACTGAAGCGACAGGTAGTCAGGCAATAGATTTGTCTAGTACAAgagggaaacacagacagagagatttgGGAAAGGAGGGTCAGGGAGATTCATGTCTCACTTCTGACTCGGAAAATGAGGTTTACACGTCTGTCATTGTGTCGGATGAGGAAAGCCAGAATGGGTCTTTGAGGGAGGGTCCTGAGAGCCCTGCTAAAGATGAAGCACAGTGTGAAGTGTCAGGTGACAAGGGATCGGTTGGAGGAAAGGTCCTGCGCTCCACaactgtgtttctctctgatgcAGAAGATGAGTATGAAGatgaggagggtggagggggtcAGAGGGCTAAAAGGAAAAAGCGAAAGGGGGAGTTTGAGCGTGatgaggtggaggtgaagaagGAGAGACAGGACCCAGATGTAGATCTAGAGTTGGAGGCCCAAGGAGATCCTCCAAGTTCACTGTCCCACAACATGGACCACCCTGAGATTCCAGCTGGGGCCCTCCACTCACTTCCCCTTTCCCTTGCTCCCTTCTCCACTCAGTTCCTCAGCCCCTATGTCCTCTCTCTAACTCCTTCAGTGATTGGGGATGG includes these proteins:
- the zfhx2 gene encoding zinc finger homeobox protein 4 isoform X2 gives rise to the protein MSDCAVLGCKPEPGASVHCLPKNPALRQKWMDFINGHRSSRPSNTEAAALCLRADVACQCSLPAIRTVGTQLSERRLVCSRSVGVQTKLPSAGAGVGAAETRPAEQSKGGIVSASQKAPPSPPITWTQPEIEDDDHYVTVEESGETVSSESNGVAEWLCPLCQKGQADRSSLSRHLTEQHSVLPSCVDKLLDIVVLKQAASGGETDKGAQKSADAESSQLKHAEDISSDPCQCSESSDATQTPGDKEMEEERIMEEEGDEAEPEAEGNQLTGAKQQNATENAEIPDSSEPSVSKNGVPAENNTQSFKCNACLETFPSRTALSVHYNSASHIQKMTTGSAKQIGENDPQTPSVPVLSRPYISNKPYQCAICRVSYNHAITLESHMKSVLHQSRSRNAGIAAQAANGAAVAASLGSSTTTAPNDAVTTSASGTTQLVTTTNCAAPGTLMVTTTKDGEQIQTSQVAPSLLTSPVASAQAVSAFLTLLTSSPSTLSHSLLPSLFAAGAASGATVPQLVPQPQMVMPLILNGLQAQTQQHQENQQGQLLTQCVPFVGLSTGQQALLTQRLSSLQNQWPSAGAPVSAQSCLEEQNQAIKCESERNRQDSEETVKEKVSDQVKDITGDNWTTENIKTEKLKEEDSKELAQCPNIESKVKVENSEDNGKAHRDSTTDGDSSTNQLDLEGDKAASLNLSPAGTEKSLRSKNLSPSASVPSNSSLSPVNLNLTLSPDSTPRKSQSGTSPCGSLGTPKSSPITDALTNNQTRSHCNAVGSVQPDLPVLSEFQSEVLWAFFESRSEADAASPPHEDCEALGREVGLSEEEVRRWLSQARHAKQRQRAAEHLQSLVGFTRHGQSSDNDYDDEESSLIIAEGEDETEATGSQAIDLSSTRGKHRQRDLGKEGQGDSCLTSDSENEVYTSVIVSDEESQNGSLREGPESPAKDEAQCEVSGDKGSVGGKVLRSTTVFLSDAEDEYEDEEGGGGQRAKRKKRKGEFERDEVEVKKERQDPDVDLELEAQGDPPSSLSHNMDHPEIPAGALHSLPLSLAPFSTQFLSPYVLSLTPSVIGDGSKVPVFPNPPNITRFSSSLLSQSLSSHNQTSHYLSNGDDYESALDLSMGKNSKSVSSSSSLADKIEVQKGQLLDGLGLRPTSKGLVVVQVKPESVTATPSINSSMSLVNCNNMTKSSIYMRTAEKMNSALLEREREREREKEREQEQQQQQRKSKGKRYRDMRRSRTIIQAEQLDILYGCYFKDPNPGKHEFEQISEWVHLPKKVVQIWFQNMRARERKGEVRFISDGTLAAVGKPLIKFTWPLSKPIFSNKPPSNNTGYIATTPIVRTLMKTEREPVKELGKPTVVKKMTPVPIKPKELVSSTTVSTVSSSASAVPKTKLETTSNITMVKVSPKVNTPVLLTPPKDPVPIAPRPAHKRKLEEESEEEKTDEEKDNENEMDGPGSTNRMVPKLPTTPINNRPPSAAAMPQKQNGLNYWTPKVPIKINTLSREQLALPTHPPARTIPPPPTPSIAPVSPNTPSSAKVASPSSPVVAKSSPTESRFLPHSSSRRPRTHLSCLQLSILQSCYETCAHPNAMECEAIGTELNLPLKVVQIWFQNTRAKEKRWRLQQEKMSPLSGGKVDMSSGSYLQYNALKANRPILPKPVQLTVTEPPASPVPGQPVPKETLTGRCDACNVSFESRAAARAHVFSPRHLATLRTTNFGQPTTLVNKNGTGNGGPGSAVPGPHVPHSAPVTSSGAGSGGERVIDSPPPTATSNS